In Deltaproteobacteria bacterium, a single genomic region encodes these proteins:
- a CDS encoding DUF3108 domain-containing protein has product MDESPKNEVRRPLFGRRRVVGDGLATMLAATIVPSFLQPFVSVRPADPTPSPAPSPTPGDAGGVQGKTLKLRHAVSPDQIDARFRPFIGEKLVYVVNFMGLIKAATVEVTLKQGIGEEIISELEAKATGMVSWASKTKRQTMKTRLRIMDTGGGKTRLVPLSFSRESERPDRKYRSLQQFDYRRGYWYVTIEINGKRKSRKRKKIPTGVFYEDFVGFAYNLRAGVYGAANPGDVIKIEGIPYKDVSTYTIRVANQKEWDDEAKWIGDVPGAKKLGLVEIKQEIFGFKPGLAKVLIDDKLVPVAAKVSDVVSYGDVSTRLVERKKA; this is encoded by the coding sequence ATGGACGAAAGTCCGAAGAACGAAGTGCGCCGTCCGCTGTTCGGTCGTCGGCGCGTGGTGGGCGATGGTCTGGCGACGATGCTCGCCGCGACGATCGTGCCCTCGTTCCTGCAACCCTTCGTGAGCGTGCGCCCGGCGGACCCGACGCCCTCGCCCGCTCCATCACCCACCCCGGGCGACGCGGGGGGAGTGCAGGGCAAAACGCTCAAGCTGCGTCACGCGGTGTCGCCGGACCAGATCGACGCACGCTTCCGGCCGTTCATCGGCGAGAAGCTCGTTTACGTGGTCAACTTCATGGGCCTCATCAAAGCCGCGACGGTCGAGGTGACGCTCAAGCAGGGCATCGGCGAGGAGATCATTTCCGAGCTCGAGGCCAAGGCCACGGGCATGGTGAGCTGGGCGTCGAAGACGAAGCGCCAGACGATGAAGACGCGCCTGCGCATTATGGACACGGGCGGCGGCAAGACACGCCTCGTTCCCCTGTCGTTTTCGCGCGAATCCGAACGCCCCGACCGCAAGTACCGGTCGCTGCAGCAGTTCGACTACCGGCGCGGCTACTGGTACGTGACGATCGAGATCAACGGCAAGCGCAAATCGCGCAAGCGCAAGAAGATCCCAACCGGCGTGTTTTACGAGGACTTCGTCGGATTCGCGTACAACCTGCGCGCCGGCGTTTACGGCGCCGCGAATCCCGGCGACGTCATCAAAATCGAGGGCATCCCGTACAAGGACGTCTCGACGTACACGATCCGAGTGGCGAATCAGAAGGAATGGGACGACGAAGCCAAGTGGATCGGAGATGTGCCCGGCGCGAAAAAACTCGGCCTCGTCGAGATCAAGCAGGAGATCTTCGGATTCAAACCCGGGCTCGCCAAGGTACTGATCGACGACAAGTTGGTCCCCGTGGCGGCCAAGGTCTCCGACGTCGTGTCGTACGGCGACGTCTCGACGCGCCTGGTGGAGCGCAAGAAAGCGTGA
- a CDS encoding DUF721 domain-containing protein produces the protein MADPWPIERVFEDALKSLRLGRLHRRLRLFGDWPRIVGESNARMCRPCSLRGGTLLVECEDSTWADKLKYLEEPFVDRIAEMLGPGIVRRIRFVVGSRRAPRRAVIERVPLTVEDEARLARVLDRPGLADKPELREDLRSLYEHLVARRSRANRR, from the coding sequence ATGGCCGATCCGTGGCCCATCGAGCGCGTGTTCGAGGATGCCCTCAAGTCGCTGCGTCTCGGGCGTCTGCATCGACGGCTGCGCCTGTTCGGCGACTGGCCGCGCATCGTCGGCGAATCGAACGCGCGCATGTGCCGGCCGTGTTCCCTGCGCGGCGGCACGCTGCTCGTGGAATGCGAGGATTCGACCTGGGCCGACAAGCTGAAGTATTTGGAAGAGCCGTTCGTGGACCGCATCGCCGAGATGCTCGGCCCGGGCATCGTGCGCCGAATCCGCTTCGTCGTCGGGTCGCGTCGCGCGCCGCGGCGGGCCGTCATCGAGCGTGTTCCTCTGACCGTGGAGGACGAGGCGCGGCTCGCCCGGGTGCTCGATCGCCCAGGTCTCGCCGACAAACCCGAACTGCGAGAGGACCTGCGTTCGCTGTATGAGCACCTCGTTGCCAGGCGAAGCCGTGCAAACCGACGCTGA
- a CDS encoding aspartate aminotransferase family protein has product MTSDGPLTTSEEVDRLTPAQVADLYQRFVNPGIRTFLRVLGLDQIRVVRAQGMHLDTADGRRILDFSGGLNVLNLGHNHPRIMAARRRYNEELRLELWKTFISPHQAVLARNLATLFPGRLRYSFFCNSGAEANEGALKIALLYQGAGKTKMRTKILHTDLGYHGKTLGTLAVSGSKSGCYRELFPVSDCGIEVPFGNIDSVRAAIVQRRGPEGHDIAAMIIEAIKGDLVLTPPDGYLDELGELCRREGIVLIVDEVFTGFGRTGRMFGFQHSGLIPDIVTFSKTLGGGKASIAGYIVREDIFEKTYGSLRGCTIHTSTYGGMGEECATAVEALNILADEGLVERSRRLGERLGERMRALHVRYPKVIRQVRNVGLMGILELRPSAELFGTRLLSAVPHADQFLLGLGPAVIVSELFKRHDILIYTGGREDNLFVNPALIVTAEEIDRFCDALDAVLGRNLYDLALRLLKNIVAGPSAPPSS; this is encoded by the coding sequence ATGACGTCTGACGGCCCGCTCACCACGAGCGAGGAGGTCGATCGACTCACCCCGGCCCAGGTCGCGGATCTTTACCAGCGGTTCGTCAACCCGGGCATCCGGACGTTTCTGCGCGTTCTCGGCCTCGATCAGATCCGGGTCGTCCGCGCCCAGGGCATGCATCTCGACACCGCGGACGGACGACGAATTCTCGATTTTTCGGGCGGGCTCAACGTCCTAAACCTCGGCCACAACCATCCCCGCATCATGGCCGCTCGCCGCCGGTACAACGAAGAGCTGCGCCTCGAGCTATGGAAGACCTTCATTTCGCCCCATCAGGCCGTGCTCGCGCGGAATCTCGCGACGCTGTTTCCCGGCCGACTCCGGTATTCGTTCTTTTGCAACAGCGGGGCGGAAGCCAACGAGGGCGCGTTGAAAATCGCCCTTTTGTATCAAGGCGCAGGAAAAACAAAGATGAGAACGAAAATTCTCCACACCGACCTGGGCTATCACGGAAAAACACTCGGCACGCTGGCGGTGTCGGGTTCGAAGAGCGGCTGCTACCGGGAACTGTTCCCCGTTTCCGACTGCGGGATCGAGGTGCCGTTCGGGAATATCGACTCGGTGAGGGCGGCGATCGTGCAGCGTCGTGGGCCCGAGGGACACGACATCGCGGCCATGATCATCGAGGCGATTAAGGGGGACCTCGTGCTGACTCCGCCGGACGGCTACCTCGACGAACTCGGGGAGTTGTGCCGGCGCGAAGGAATCGTGTTGATTGTGGACGAGGTCTTCACGGGGTTCGGACGCACCGGCCGGATGTTCGGCTTCCAGCACTCCGGCCTGATTCCGGACATCGTCACGTTCTCCAAGACGCTGGGGGGCGGCAAGGCGTCGATCGCCGGTTATATCGTCCGCGAGGACATCTTCGAAAAGACCTATGGGTCCCTTCGCGGATGCACGATCCACACGTCCACTTATGGCGGCATGGGCGAGGAATGCGCGACGGCGGTCGAAGCCCTGAACATTCTCGCCGACGAGGGACTCGTCGAGCGGTCGCGCAGGCTGGGAGAGCGTTTGGGCGAGCGGATGCGCGCGTTGCATGTCCGGTATCCCAAAGTGATCCGGCAGGTCCGCAACGTGGGTCTCATGGGGATTCTGGAGCTTCGGCCCAGCGCCGAGCTGTTCGGCACTCGGCTTCTTTCCGCGGTACCGCACGCGGACCAGTTTCTACTCGGCCTCGGACCGGCGGTGATCGTCTCGGAACTGTTCAAACGTCACGACATCCTAATTTACACCGGTGGGCGCGAGGACAATCTGTTCGTCAACCCCGCCCTCATCGTCACCGCCGAGGAGATCGATCGTTTTTGCGACGCGCTCGACGCGGTTCTCGGTCGGAATCTCTACGATCTGGCGCTTCGCCTGCTCAAAAACATCGTGGCCGGACCCTCGGCCCCCCCCTCGTCTTGA
- a CDS encoding DUF4388 domain-containing protein, translating into MKQILILAGDEDIAERLKTTIAPAGHLATVVHSIRAGLEIAEHESPDLILADFTLADGTAVEFCDKLRRQLPEFRAPVLCLASPRQAEHYADRADGGKGPQDWIRWPASASELRKRVESWLARPAEFYAEEDDAGDETQTAPQRTQSLAGTFSATPLARVLHEIAQGGRAGVATITRDDERVELSIREGNVVGLRATTGLAEGMRGRLVEPRRMAEDAWAVIAAAAKSPSALPAELARRGFLAPADAWEMWAQVGEDLVLSLFAWEWRRGEYAFRASKKEKKPDVALALPVGPLIFEGVRRHYSRDRLGMIFSKRNRLKRSLVGIPERPRGLPPPAIRILACVDNHRTAPEVLAMCGMQRARFFQMLYAMWVMDLARFGPIVRSAATPAPNLFEAADEMFSDAELRRRVDTSDY; encoded by the coding sequence ATGAAACAGATTCTGATTCTCGCGGGCGATGAGGACATCGCCGAGCGCTTGAAAACGACGATTGCGCCCGCCGGACATCTGGCGACGGTGGTGCACTCCATCCGCGCCGGTCTCGAGATTGCCGAGCACGAATCCCCCGATCTCATCCTCGCCGACTTCACGCTCGCCGACGGCACGGCGGTCGAGTTCTGCGACAAACTCCGGCGGCAGCTTCCCGAGTTCCGCGCGCCGGTGTTGTGCCTTGCGTCGCCGCGGCAGGCCGAGCACTACGCCGACCGCGCCGACGGCGGCAAGGGTCCGCAAGACTGGATCCGCTGGCCCGCGAGCGCGTCTGAGCTGCGCAAGCGCGTCGAGTCCTGGCTCGCGCGGCCCGCGGAGTTCTACGCGGAGGAAGACGACGCGGGCGACGAGACGCAGACCGCTCCCCAGCGGACGCAGTCGCTCGCGGGAACATTCTCGGCGACGCCCCTCGCTCGCGTGCTCCACGAGATCGCGCAGGGCGGGCGCGCGGGGGTGGCGACGATTACGCGGGATGACGAGCGCGTCGAGTTGTCGATACGCGAGGGCAACGTCGTAGGGCTTCGCGCCACCACGGGTCTCGCCGAAGGGATGCGCGGGCGACTGGTGGAACCACGTCGGATGGCTGAAGATGCGTGGGCGGTGATCGCGGCCGCGGCGAAGTCACCGAGCGCGTTGCCGGCGGAGCTGGCGCGGCGAGGATTCCTCGCGCCGGCCGACGCGTGGGAGATGTGGGCGCAGGTCGGCGAGGACCTCGTGCTCTCGCTCTTCGCGTGGGAGTGGCGGCGCGGCGAATACGCGTTTCGCGCCTCGAAAAAGGAGAAGAAGCCCGACGTGGCTCTCGCGTTGCCCGTCGGCCCGCTCATCTTCGAGGGCGTGCGCCGTCACTATTCGCGCGACCGGCTCGGCATGATTTTCAGCAAGCGCAATCGGCTGAAACGGTCGCTGGTCGGCATCCCCGAGCGGCCGCGCGGATTGCCCCCGCCGGCGATTCGCATCCTCGCCTGCGTGGACAACCATCGCACCGCGCCCGAGGTGCTCGCGATGTGCGGCATGCAGCGCGCGCGGTTTTTTCAGATGCTCTACGCGATGTGGGTGATGGATCTCGCGCGCTTCGGCCCAATCGTCCGGAGCGCCGCCACGCCGGCCCCCAACCTGTTCGAGGCGGCGGACGAGATGTTTTCGGATGCGGAGCTACGCCGTCGAGTGGACACGTCCGATTATTAG
- a CDS encoding SPASM domain-containing protein codes for MNLLRRQYRMRELLLFRSRFFRLAMNWRRVVNFLKVKISWWLRLERVRGLPIHLHVEPSGSCDQLCLKCQRFAAIFRDDGRIDGNKLLPFETYQSVIDEIGESLLTVRLWHYGAPLQNPDIFRMIEYAKARHLIVAVSSTLSLLNAEKAERLVRSGLDYLIVSLDGATPESYRRNHGVDHFERVLGNLTNLLEVRRRLHTPFPMIDLQFIVMKDNEHEIPHIRELAARLGVDRLSIQRVDISHLDELRDGRRGIGDAILPINPEFRLDMSDVLRDRACRLPWEEALVRYSGLVLPCVSDLRQEWPMGRVGANGSGGIRDAWNGESFRQLRRRIRADIDAIPMCSTCSVRNNHNEDIHDSHNEDIHDV; via the coding sequence GTGAATCTGCTGCGCCGACAATACCGAATGCGGGAACTCCTTCTCTTTCGGAGTCGCTTTTTCCGCCTGGCGATGAATTGGCGCCGCGTCGTCAACTTCCTGAAGGTGAAAATTTCCTGGTGGCTGCGCCTCGAGCGCGTGCGCGGATTACCGATTCACCTGCATGTCGAGCCATCCGGCTCCTGCGACCAGCTCTGCCTGAAGTGCCAGCGATTCGCCGCAATCTTTCGCGACGACGGACGGATCGACGGAAATAAGCTGCTGCCGTTCGAGACCTACCAGTCCGTGATCGACGAAATCGGCGAGTCCCTTCTGACCGTTCGTCTCTGGCATTACGGCGCTCCGCTGCAAAATCCCGACATCTTTCGGATGATCGAGTATGCCAAAGCGCGACACCTGATCGTCGCCGTCAGTTCGACGCTGTCGCTGCTGAACGCGGAAAAGGCCGAGCGGCTCGTGCGGTCGGGACTCGACTATCTCATCGTCTCCCTCGACGGGGCGACGCCGGAAAGCTATCGACGCAATCACGGCGTGGATCATTTCGAGCGGGTCCTCGGGAATCTGACGAATCTCCTGGAAGTCCGCCGTCGATTGCATACGCCGTTCCCCATGATCGACCTGCAATTCATCGTCATGAAAGACAACGAGCACGAAATCCCCCACATCCGGGAACTCGCCGCACGACTCGGCGTCGATCGCCTCAGCATCCAGCGCGTCGACATCTCCCATCTGGATGAACTGCGCGACGGCCGACGGGGCATCGGCGACGCGATCCTGCCGATAAATCCCGAGTTTCGGCTCGACATGTCCGATGTCCTGCGCGACCGTGCGTGCCGCCTGCCCTGGGAGGAGGCGCTGGTGCGTTACTCGGGGCTGGTGCTGCCGTGCGTCAGCGACCTTCGACAGGAGTGGCCCATGGGACGGGTCGGCGCGAACGGGTCGGGCGGAATCCGGGACGCATGGAACGGCGAGAGCTTTCGCCAGTTGCGTCGGAGGATTCGCGCCGACATCGACGCGATTCCGATGTGCTCGACATGCAGTGTTCGAAACAATCATAACGAAGACATCCACGACAGTCACAACGAGGACATCCATGACGTCTGA
- a CDS encoding PHP domain-containing protein, with translation MCPHSSHPAGPKPPEPFVERRHAPVGPTALSVDMHIHTNFSDAPKCTLDAITERCRETGVGIAVCDHNEIRGAMGLIERGEVLCVPALEVGSREKLEFLAYFEDPAKLERFYSREVEPYKRARFFTKLDRSFTHLIPAAKESGALVCLPHPFGPSYKNVNHGRERKAALFDPHMFRHVDLIEVINGHMRDHRNFKAYMLSEVFEKNVTAGSDAHLPKDIGTIYLRFDRAMDRKGVYDLLHFPIKVGMTTTYRFSNFARTAAGVIPKHLQLFISKKRQREWVMKYDGGGT, from the coding sequence ATGTGTCCACACTCCTCGCATCCCGCCGGTCCAAAACCTCCGGAGCCGTTTGTCGAACGCCGCCATGCGCCCGTCGGTCCCACGGCTCTTTCCGTGGACATGCACATCCACACCAATTTTTCCGACGCGCCCAAATGCACGCTCGACGCCATTACCGAGCGTTGCCGCGAAACCGGCGTTGGGATTGCCGTGTGCGATCACAACGAAATCCGCGGCGCCATGGGGCTGATCGAACGGGGCGAGGTCCTGTGCGTGCCCGCGCTCGAAGTCGGTTCGCGCGAGAAGCTGGAGTTTCTGGCCTACTTCGAAGACCCGGCAAAGCTGGAGAGGTTCTACAGCCGGGAGGTCGAGCCCTACAAACGCGCGCGGTTCTTCACCAAGCTCGACCGGTCGTTCACGCACCTGATTCCCGCGGCCAAGGAGTCCGGCGCGCTCGTGTGCCTTCCGCATCCGTTCGGCCCTTCGTACAAAAACGTGAACCACGGGCGCGAACGCAAGGCCGCGCTCTTCGACCCGCACATGTTCCGCCATGTGGACCTGATCGAGGTCATCAACGGCCATATGCGCGACCACCGCAACTTCAAGGCGTACATGCTCTCGGAGGTGTTCGAGAAGAACGTCACGGCAGGGTCCGACGCGCACCTGCCCAAGGACATCGGCACGATCTACCTGCGCTTCGACCGCGCGATGGACCGCAAGGGCGTGTACGACCTGCTGCACTTCCCCATCAAGGTCGGCATGACGACAACCTATCGCTTCAGCAATTTCGCGCGCACGGCGGCGGGGGTGATTCCCAAACACCTGCAACTGTTCATATCGAAAAAGAGACAGCGTGAATGGGTCATGAAGTACGACGGCGGCGGGACCTGA
- a CDS encoding tetratricopeptide repeat protein: protein MDQGHANLDFGTYAEAAPYLQRLIDLEPANTQRVIDMARFLAGQHNFHPKGQSRLKGNREAIKLLEKSLKTFTDDADIHAELARNLAQGGIDRCDEAIPHFRRAIEQHPSDGSLHSDIAVCAYGKQDYETAVKEFEIALTMLDPERDALALFRAREFLGKTYQALGQWKDAERELKSATTEYEKWVAINGNPNYWGCPFQSLGALYTKTDHRRASDDAYIKSADYQPLKWQTQINASIRAYQYGDYERAQQLTERALAANPDLPDVRVLRGFITLALRDTAEAERVFTWQNDEAWPPFSRRFDATYGARVGLAHLAIAEHREDDALELVEKLVSGPYTWQTRAWTWFEHRALSNIETYDPFEANELNRFFYHMACLAGAWANSNKREHEKALPYYE from the coding sequence ATGGACCAGGGACACGCCAACCTGGATTTCGGCACTTACGCCGAAGCGGCGCCCTACCTGCAACGACTGATCGACCTGGAGCCCGCCAACACGCAACGCGTGATCGACATGGCGCGCTTTCTGGCCGGGCAGCACAACTTTCACCCCAAGGGGCAGTCGCGCCTGAAGGGGAATCGCGAAGCGATCAAGCTGCTCGAAAAGTCGCTCAAGACGTTTACTGACGACGCGGACATTCACGCCGAACTGGCGCGCAACCTCGCCCAGGGCGGCATCGACCGCTGCGACGAAGCCATCCCCCATTTCCGCCGCGCCATCGAGCAGCACCCCAGCGACGGATCACTCCACTCCGACATCGCCGTCTGCGCTTACGGAAAGCAGGACTATGAAACGGCGGTTAAGGAATTCGAGATCGCGCTCACGATGCTCGATCCCGAGCGCGACGCCTTGGCCCTGTTTCGCGCAAGGGAATTCCTCGGCAAGACGTATCAGGCCCTCGGCCAGTGGAAAGACGCCGAGCGCGAACTGAAGTCGGCGACCACCGAGTACGAAAAGTGGGTGGCGATTAACGGGAATCCCAATTATTGGGGTTGCCCGTTCCAGTCGCTGGGAGCGCTTTACACAAAGACCGACCACCGCCGGGCATCGGACGACGCCTACATCAAATCGGCGGATTACCAGCCGCTCAAATGGCAAACGCAGATCAACGCCTCCATTCGCGCATATCAGTACGGGGACTACGAGCGCGCGCAACAACTGACCGAACGCGCCCTCGCCGCGAATCCCGATCTTCCGGATGTCCGCGTGCTGCGAGGATTCATTACGCTGGCCCTTCGCGACACGGCCGAGGCGGAGCGCGTCTTTACTTGGCAGAATGACGAGGCGTGGCCACCGTTCAGCCGGCGGTTCGACGCCACGTACGGCGCCCGCGTCGGCCTCGCGCATCTGGCCATCGCCGAGCATCGCGAGGACGACGCACTCGAGCTGGTCGAAAAGCTCGTCTCCGGACCCTACACATGGCAGACGAGGGCGTGGACGTGGTTCGAACACCGCGCACTCTCGAACATCGAGACCTATGATCCCTTTGAAGCCAACGAACTGAACCGGTTTTTCTACCACATGGCGTGCCTCGCCGGGGCGTGGGCGAACAGCAACAAACGCGAACACGAAAAAGCGCTGCCGTATTACGAGTGA
- a CDS encoding tetratricopeptide repeat protein codes for MIHYTRGDNSKAEKYFNEALASGGETYSCPYEGLGLVYLRAGKIDQAEDLLEKAIEMSPDHEHKKFNALAKIRIREGKLTEAAELLRHSIKIFPYGDEAPRLLKSIETSSATRVDLDVAAKSP; via the coding sequence GTGATTCATTACACGCGCGGCGACAACTCCAAGGCCGAGAAGTATTTCAACGAGGCCCTGGCGAGCGGCGGCGAGACCTATTCGTGCCCCTACGAAGGGCTCGGTCTCGTGTATCTGCGCGCGGGCAAAATCGACCAGGCCGAGGACCTTCTGGAAAAAGCCATCGAGATGAGCCCCGACCACGAGCACAAAAAATTCAACGCGCTCGCCAAGATTCGCATCCGCGAGGGCAAACTCACCGAGGCCGCCGAACTCCTGCGCCACTCCATCAAGATCTTTCCGTACGGCGACGAGGCGCCCCGCCTGCTCAAGTCCATCGAGACCTCGTCGGCCACGCGCGTCGATCTCGACGTCGCCGCGAAATCACCGTGA
- a CDS encoding DUF362 domain-containing protein, which translates to MSKAKVAILRTSPRTVLEDYHRLMNLAGYQDVIAKDADTGLKINISWHFFYPSSSTVPWQLDGVIRAMKADGYDPNLIHGCHNRTVVIDAHFGERENKQLNVVEAHGLRNVHLYEGEEWIDVREAVGDLAKKFLCLNDVYPKGFMIPKRFIGENIIHLPTVKTHVFTTTTGAMKNAFGGLLNEHRHWTHPVIHETLVDLLMIQKKIHRGIFAVMDGTFAGDGPGPRCMIPHVKNVILASADQTAIDATAARLMGFDPMGIKFIKLSHDAGLGVGDPREIEIVGDADAGAENWQFEGPMKNITFAAKMQHKIYWGGLKDAIEWSLKTWAAPWAYLASVLYHDLYWYPRFGQMRVYNVLQSDWGRLFHNWEKLKSDEKGWTEVGAAPPGLLRTTGQLLKIGARLLKDTIMQAPEVLARRRRRVVPGPR; encoded by the coding sequence ATGAGCAAGGCGAAGGTGGCGATTCTGCGGACATCGCCGCGCACGGTTCTGGAGGACTACCACCGGCTGATGAATCTGGCCGGTTATCAGGACGTGATCGCGAAGGACGCGGACACCGGTCTGAAGATCAACATCTCGTGGCACTTCTTCTACCCCAGCAGCTCGACGGTGCCGTGGCAGCTCGACGGCGTGATCCGCGCGATGAAGGCCGACGGGTACGACCCGAACCTGATCCACGGCTGTCACAACCGCACCGTCGTCATCGACGCGCACTTCGGCGAGCGCGAGAACAAGCAGCTCAACGTCGTCGAGGCGCACGGCCTGCGAAACGTGCACCTTTACGAAGGCGAGGAGTGGATCGACGTGCGCGAGGCCGTCGGCGATCTCGCGAAAAAATTCCTGTGCCTCAACGACGTCTATCCCAAGGGCTTCATGATCCCGAAGCGCTTCATCGGCGAGAACATCATCCACCTGCCGACCGTGAAGACGCACGTCTTCACCACGACGACCGGCGCGATGAAAAACGCCTTCGGCGGCCTGCTCAACGAGCACCGGCACTGGACGCACCCGGTCATCCACGAGACGCTCGTCGACCTGCTGATGATCCAGAAGAAGATCCACCGGGGAATCTTCGCGGTCATGGACGGCACCTTCGCGGGCGACGGCCCCGGACCGCGCTGCATGATTCCGCACGTCAAGAACGTGATCCTCGCTTCGGCGGATCAAACGGCGATCGACGCGACGGCCGCGCGGCTGATGGGCTTCGACCCGATGGGTATCAAGTTCATCAAGCTCTCGCACGACGCGGGCCTGGGCGTCGGCGATCCGCGCGAGATCGAAATCGTGGGCGACGCGGACGCGGGAGCGGAAAACTGGCAGTTCGAAGGGCCGATGAAGAACATCACCTTCGCGGCGAAGATGCAGCACAAGATCTACTGGGGCGGGCTCAAGGACGCCATCGAGTGGTCGCTCAAGACGTGGGCCGCGCCGTGGGCGTATCTCGCCAGCGTGCTGTACCACGACCTGTACTGGTATCCGCGCTTCGGCCAGATGCGCGTGTACAACGTTCTCCAGTCGGACTGGGGCCGGCTCTTCCACAACTGGGAGAAGCTGAAGTCCGATGAGAAGGGTTGGACCGAGGTCGGCGCAGCGCCGCCGGGGCTGTTGCGCACGACCGGGCAATTGCTCAAGATCGGGGCGCGGCTGCTCAAGGACACGATCATGCAGGCGCCCGAGGTGCTCGCGCGTCGGCGGCGGCGCGTGGTGCCCGGACCCCGGTGA
- a CDS encoding TIGR03013 family PEP-CTERM/XrtA system glycosyltransferase — protein MTGQGSRAFLFGFFQDLLILAAIAGACYIRFLIEPFPMSIAQDAGPVLLLFAVIKFTFHYFNLYEITLHLSLREFVLRLLITHAVALIVLTLIYFLFEDLVIGRGILALTISLTMVLTTAYRLLWGVFSTDVRFAKIVLVLGDGRNAEVVLDEIAGYRNSGYRVAGIVSNKRELLGREFKHGAHVLGGTDELVAICRSRDVDQIIVALDEARGNLPFDLLLEAKVMGVRIVESTLFHEQFRGKIVIEGLRASWFIFSEGFVVSRMTQVAKRVFDVVTSLGLLVGTAPICAVVTFLIRVTSPGPIFYRQERVGLRGATFQLLKFRSMRTDSEVDGPQFAQENDPRVTGIGRVIRRFRIDEVPQIINVLRGEMSFVGPRPERPFFVQQLARTIPFYSQRHVVKPGITGWAQVRFPYGASLEDSKEKLQLDLYYIKNMSMGFDIKILFETVGVVLGKMKVH, from the coding sequence GTGACCGGACAGGGCAGCCGGGCGTTTTTGTTCGGCTTTTTTCAGGACCTGCTGATCCTGGCGGCCATCGCCGGGGCCTGCTACATCCGGTTCCTCATCGAGCCCTTCCCGATGTCGATCGCCCAGGACGCCGGGCCCGTCCTGCTGCTTTTCGCCGTCATCAAATTCACCTTCCACTACTTCAATCTCTACGAAATCACGTTGCATCTTTCCCTGCGCGAGTTCGTGCTGCGCCTGCTCATCACGCACGCGGTCGCGCTGATCGTTCTGACCCTCATTTACTTCTTGTTCGAGGATCTCGTGATCGGGCGCGGCATTTTAGCGCTCACAATCTCCCTGACGATGGTGCTGACCACCGCATACCGCCTCTTATGGGGCGTGTTCTCCACCGACGTGCGTTTTGCGAAGATCGTGCTGGTGCTCGGCGACGGCCGGAACGCCGAGGTGGTGCTCGACGAAATCGCGGGTTACCGCAACTCGGGCTACCGCGTCGCGGGGATCGTGAGCAACAAACGGGAGCTGCTCGGCCGCGAATTCAAGCACGGCGCGCACGTGCTGGGCGGCACGGACGAACTGGTCGCCATCTGCCGGTCGCGCGACGTCGACCAGATCATCGTGGCGCTCGACGAGGCGCGCGGTAACCTGCCCTTCGACCTGCTGCTCGAGGCGAAGGTCATGGGCGTGCGGATCGTCGAGAGCACGCTCTTCCACGAACAGTTTCGCGGCAAGATCGTCATCGAGGGTCTGCGCGCGAGCTGGTTCATATTTTCGGAGGGCTTCGTCGTCAGCCGCATGACGCAGGTCGCCAAACGCGTCTTCGATGTCGTCACATCGCTCGGCCTGCTCGTCGGCACCGCGCCGATCTGCGCCGTCGTCACCTTCCTGATCCGCGTCACGAGCCCGGGGCCGATCTTCTACCGCCAGGAGCGCGTGGGGCTGCGCGGAGCGACGTTCCAACTCCTCAAGTTCCGTTCGATGCGCACCGATTCCGAGGTCGACGGCCCGCAGTTCGCGCAGGAAAACGACCCGCGCGTCACGGGCATCGGGCGCGTGATCCGGCGGTTTCGCATCGACGAAGTCCCGCAGATCATCAACGTGCTGCGCGGCGAAATGAGCTTCGTCGGCCCGCGCCCCGAGCGCCCGTTCTTCGTTCAGCAGCTCGCGCGGACCATTCCGTTTTATTCGCAGCGCCACGTGGTCAAGCCGGGCATCACGGGTTGGGCACAGGTGCGTTTCCCGTATGGGGCCAGCCTCGAGGACTCGAAGGAAAAACTCCAGCTCGACCTGTACTACATCAAGAACATGTCGATGGGCTTCGACATCAAGATTCTGTTCGAGACCGTCGGCGTGGTGCTGGGGAAGATGAAGGTCCACTGA